ACAGAGTGACTTTTGTTAAAATCTTGATATCAATCTGTTCTTCCTTAAGATCCGACAATAATTTGCGGAAGGAATCATGACTGATTCTAAGTGATTTAGAAAATGATGAATAAGGCCCACAAAAAAAGATGTATTTAGAAGTAATTCTGCAGATATCTAGGTATCTATTCGGATCTGAAGATATGTCATTCAATTATTTGAATACACCCCTAGATAAGAATAGTTATGAAAGGTAATATGAGGTTTGAGTGTATTAAATAAGCATTTATTTATTTTATTTGAGATTCGACAGGCTTCTTCATCAATAACATGCTTATCTTTTCTACGACAGTAGTTGGACTGATGGGTTTTACCGCAAATTCATCTGCACCGTAATCTAAGACTCTGGTCTTACTGTTTTCGTTTTCAGCAAGTGCAAAAATCTTTACATCGAGATTCAATTTTCGTATATTTACAATTAACATGGGGCCTCTATCGGCAGCTATCGTGCCGTTTATTAGTATTATATCAACCCTATTATTCAATTCCTTCAGCTTTGCTAGACATTCTATAGCACTGGCTGTCTTGTATACCTTAAACTTGGCCAAATTGAAATGACCTGCTAAAATATTAGAGACATCAATATCATCCTCTACTAATATAATAGAATGTTTATTATCTACAGTGGATTCGGTCAGCAACTATATAGATAGACCACATCTCAGATAAATTAATCTTTCCAGAATTACGAAACTTTACATATGTACTGATTTGTTGCTTGGTGGATTAATTGGTTAACACCCTCAAATAAATCAAATTCAAAAATAAAAAAGGTCGAACGGATTTCTAATCAGAATCTAGATCGAGTGCGGGAGCTGGAACAATTACCACTGGTTTACCTATCGCCTTAATCAATGTATTTTGAATTTGAACCAGGTTTTGCTGTATGGCAGTTTCATTGTCGTCATTTAATGCCAAAATAGCGTCATTTGTATAATTTAATAATCTTTCTTTCATTAGTAAATCTGAAGAACCGGATGTAGAATTAGTTTGGTTTGTCTGTGATTGTATTAGTGGTTCTGTTTGGCTAATGTTTGCTTGGACAGGTTGACTTACATTTTGGTTGGTTTGGTTACTAAAGTCAGGGGCAGTGGTATTAGCAATAGGAGTGGTATTTGCTACCAGTTGACCATAACCGCTATTGCTTGTCGTACTTAAAATCATCATCAAGCTTAGGGACATGATAACTGGAACAACTATTTTCATAAATGATTCCATCATCATTTCTAGGTCAACAATATTTATATAAATGATTGGAACAATAATCGCAACTTTTCAATACCTATTAGTATTATATATAATAACGTTATAGTTTAAGGTTCAATATCAAAAGGATTGTTAATGATATCAAAAGGATATTGACTTGACCAGTGCTATTAACTCAATCTACCTAATTCAAACTTGTGAGAATAATCAAATGAGGCCTATGAACAAGCCATATATTATTGCTTAATCAAGTCGAAAGTCATCGTTAGAAAGCTTATTTTTGATGAATTTAGACAAAGCAAGGTTGAATATATTATCGAATATAAAATCGCATTAAAACTAAAAACAATTCTCTCGATTAGTCATTATCATAATATTTTCTAGAAATTTGTAACATGTTTAACTAAGGTATGATTAAATTTTTTAATAAATGAAAAATAGAGACTAAAAATAGTCTAGTTCTAGATTACTGCAGAGGATTGAAATCTCTCACTGTGTGTTGTTTGCTGATGATAAAGCATTGCTTTGATTTTCAGGTTCTACATACTGTTCCTGTTCCATTCCTTGTCCTAGTGAGGTATTACCACCTGAGAGGGATGTATTATTACTCATGATTTCTTGATTTCCAGATGTTAAGTTCTGTAATTCTTGAAAGGATCCAACATCTGTTGATGTTTGGTTGGCTGAACCAGTGCTTGAAGCATTGCCAGATGTTTGGTTGGCTGAACCAGTGCTTGAAGCATTGCCAGATGTTTGGTTGGCTGAACCAGTGCTTGAAGCATTGCCAGATGTTTGGTTGGCTGAACCAGTGCTTGAAGCATTGCCAGATGTTTCATTACCACCCATCATTCCCGATGTCAAATTATTAAAGGCTTGACCAATTTCCTCTACAATATTTTGTGCATGTGCCACCTGAACTACTGGTATAAACAATACTGAAAGTAGCAATAATGATAAATATTTCATTAATGATTTTAGTTCATCATGATTTAAATAGTTGTACCCATTTATAAAATTCGAAAATATCTACAAGATACTAGTATACTTGAGTCTATCAAAGCCGATTTGCTTTGTTTTTGACATTGAAATTAGATATTTTGTTCGAATCTCAACATATATTTTGAGACAAATTTCCAAAAACAATGTAAAATAAGTGTAATCATCGAGATTGACGGAACGAGAAAAACATATAACGCCTCTCTATTCGGAAACATTTTTTTGAGCAATAATTTTGATTGGTTTTATTTTTATGATGCATTCTCCTTTGACGGCGTTTCTCTTGCCGTATTTTTCAGCATTCTCTTTTCCCATGTATCGTTCAGCTATGCGGCTGGTTAAACGTAAAAGTTCGTCATGACTGGGGTGTTGATCTATTTCGGCTATTCCATAGAGTATTATAAAAGAAAATGGAGGTTTTTGATCATCCACACTTAAACATATTTTAGGATTAGATATCAAATGTCTCGCCTTTACTGAATTATGAAAAGTTGTAAAAATTACTGTAAAATCCTTATTACCGCTACTACTAGGATCATGATCAACAACAAACCAAACTGGAGCTACATGAGGAATACCATCTAAAGATGCTGTTGAAACTTTAGCGGTCATTGTGCCAAGATTTAAAAAGTTCATGACTTCTTGAGGATTCATTTCTGTCAAGTTTCTTAAATAACAATATTAGAGTTATCATTTAAAAACTTGAAATCCATTTCAAGTGAAATAATACTTGATATTCTTAAAAATTCAACTAGAAAAACAAAAAGATTGCTAAATCGGCTATGCATACCTTAATCCTTAAGTTTGTCTCGTAGTTGATGATTTAATTCACAAGTAAGCTAAGATAATAATTTCTCTTTTTGTACAGTATCATCATATATAATTATCTACAATAGTAACAATATATCAAATAATATCGAAATCAATTTTCATTACAAACTAAGAGCAAATATATCCATAAAAATAATACAGAAATGAGTATCACAACCATGATATATCAAAATTCAGTTATAGATTTAGATAATAATGAGTAACATAACAAAAAACTATAAGGTTGGACTTTTCGCAATGTTTATTGCAGCTGCCCTAATTGGATCCGTAGTAGCATTTGGCGATAACATGGCATATGCAGGCGGAAAACACAAAAAATCTAATGATGCAGAGCAAGCAATTGAACAAGACCAAGAAAACGAGCAAAATGCACAATGTGTATCCGGTGAATTTACCTTAGCATCATGCAACAACTTAGGCTTCCTTTTCCAGAACAACGAAGGTAACTTAGCCTTAGGTCAACAATAAACCTCCTCTTTTTTTTACCAATATATTAAATTCAATCAAATTAAAATAAGAATAAACTTTTTTAACAAGTGGTCAAAATCCAATATATATACATTTATTCAAACAATATTTCATTCCCATTTTGTGATATTGTTTAAATTTCAAATGGTCTTGTTGTAGATATCTTTGAACGTTAATCTTTAAGAAAATACCCGACCTAGTTTAATAGGCTTAAATCGAAAGACAGTGTATGTTATTAGATAATAATCAAAAAAAGATTGGACCGTACTTTGGATTACCAAATAAAATGGTATTGTTTAACTAATTATTGGTAAAGATATTATAAAGCTCGCCATCAGTATGATTGGCGTAATTCCAAATTTCAGTATTAGTTTTCAATTGTCTAAATGAGTCTTTATCTTTGATATCTAATTGATCATATAATTTTTGACCAATTACAATATGGTCGGCCTCCGCAAGTGATGTCATCTTAACCGCCACACTTATGGTGTATCCTATTAGGTCCAAATGAGGAGTTTTTAGTATTGTTTTTTCAAATTCGTAAATATCAATTCCGTACTGCACAACAGCAACTTCCCCATAATCAATTCCTACCCTTACTTTGAGCTCAGGATAGTCATATTGATTCAAAATTGGATTGATACCTTCTTTAATAACCTTGATCATGGTCAAGGCGCAACTAATACCGTTACTAAATTGAAGAGCTGCGAAACTATTGTTGGGTCCTGATTCCCCTTCCGAATCATTCATCTTGTTTATGTATTGTTCTTCCCTAGTAGTATCTTCTATAACAAAAAAAGCCAAAACTGCATCTCCAATATATTTTAAAACATAACCTCCATACAACGATATTATGCTTGTCATTTCCTGAGCAAATGATCTGATGATGGTTGTCAATCGATCTATAGGTATAGTTAAGGCCATTTTCGTAGAGCCAACTAGGTCAATATGCAGCATTACTAATCTCAATTTAGATTCTGCGTTTTGTTCCAAAATACTCTGGGTTTCTTTTACTATGATATTTAATTCAGGTTTTGCTTTCAGCGCATTCCATGTCCTAAATTGTGCTTCTTTTACGACTGAATTGACGTCTATAATAGCATCGAGATAGAATTTGTTCAAAAGGTAATTTGATAAATTATTTTTAGTATTTCCTCCCTCCATTTTATTCTCATTTTTAATAATATCTCTTATGATGTCTTCATTAATATCTAATTCAAGTGAAATTATTTCCGGTTCAATTCCAGAATTATATAAGTTAAGTATAGTTCTTTTTTGATCTGAAGCTTCAGGCGATTTATTCACCAATACATCATTAAATTTTTGCATTAGATATAAAGGTGATATCTGAATAACAAATCT
This Candidatus Nitrosocosmicus oleophilus DNA region includes the following protein-coding sequences:
- a CDS encoding response regulator, encoding MLTESTVDNKHSIILVEDDIDVSNILAGHFNLAKFKVYKTASAIECLAKLKELNNRVDIILINGTIAADRGPMLIVNIRKLNLDVKIFALAENENSKTRVLDYGADEFAVKPISPTTVVEKISMLLMKKPVESQIK
- a CDS encoding pyridoxamine 5'-phosphate oxidase family protein yields the protein MTAKVSTASLDGIPHVAPVWFVVDHDPSSSGNKDFTVIFTTFHNSVKARHLISNPKICLSVDDQKPPFSFIILYGIAEIDQHPSHDELLRLTSRIAERYMGKENAEKYGKRNAVKGECIIKIKPIKIIAQKNVSE
- a CDS encoding adenylate/guanylate cyclase domain-containing protein; protein product: MQKFNDVLVNKSPEASDQKRTILNLYNSGIEPEIISLELDINEDIIRDIIKNENKMEGGNTKNNLSNYLLNKFYLDAIIDVNSVVKEAQFRTWNALKAKPELNIIVKETQSILEQNAESKLRLVMLHIDLVGSTKMALTIPIDRLTTIIRSFAQEMTSIISLYGGYVLKYIGDAVLAFFVIEDTTREEQYINKMNDSEGESGPNNSFAALQFSNGISCALTMIKVIKEGINPILNQYDYPELKVRVGIDYGEVAVVQYGIDIYEFEKTILKTPHLDLIGYTISVAVKMTSLAEADHIVIGQKLYDQLDIKDKDSFRQLKTNTEIWNYANHTDGELYNIFTNN